In Sinorhizobium mexicanum, one DNA window encodes the following:
- a CDS encoding ABC transporter permease encodes MALTTTTSLGRAPPQLVGGWEAGLLIFLALLYFGGALVNPAFFGSTGALHALLRDTSRVGIIAVGMTFVIANKDLDLSVGSTYGLIAVIFARLFAPSFLDLDVATSVVLCVLLGTLIGLVNGTLVTLLKVPAFIATLTMLFIGRGFVLALTHGQAIYYSGKAKDYPLFFHLGESNVLGFNNQIVIFAVVAIIGAFVLAKTRWGYETFATGGNEQAAIYAGIPTNWVRIRAYLISSLSATLAALLSAAQDKGVTPLYGVTWELTVIASVIIGGASILGGRGRVIGSCLGTAVVVLIDKVLREGWSITRTVVIDGESIAVNARYTLPAGAVLVFLGLLLVIAVLIEPHLIRRQLAARFWAWLRGRPPPPAYEIGGVALEGVQTKGAMATDIEASATAFGRFFARRDALAITLAVLLWLTGLALRPDYWWNLSNTFAVLLNYTELALITVGLVYVIAAGDIDLSVGAVLALAGSTAAYFLKVLGADPLTAVTMGLLAGMAAGLVNAVVTVGFKLPAFIATLGMFYIARGLAAWFVAGQQLTGWPEGYNLIGRKVNDILLHMDIVLPEGLSRAVAQVVSVQTIWMLLVALVAGIGLAYTPFGQKVYATGGNVRAAAYAGINTNRVRFLSLLLAALCATMAGIINVAYFRSFNPVAGQFRELDAIAAVIIGGGSIFGGYGTMIGALAGAGVITLVRALLQLNVQGFSMPQHWINVFIGGILIVAVLVDIWVRQANLFGRLRERKVRQRAPETSHAR; translated from the coding sequence ATGGCGCTCACGACGACGACATCGCTCGGCCGTGCACCACCGCAGCTTGTCGGCGGTTGGGAGGCCGGCCTCCTGATCTTCCTCGCTCTGCTCTATTTCGGTGGTGCGCTGGTCAATCCGGCCTTCTTCGGTTCGACAGGGGCCCTTCACGCGCTTTTGCGTGACACGTCTCGCGTCGGGATCATTGCCGTCGGCATGACCTTCGTCATTGCCAACAAAGATCTCGACCTTTCGGTCGGTTCGACATACGGACTGATTGCTGTCATTTTTGCCCGGCTGTTCGCGCCGAGCTTCCTTGATCTCGATGTCGCGACCTCGGTCGTCCTCTGCGTGCTCCTGGGCACCCTGATCGGTCTCGTCAACGGCACGCTCGTCACACTCCTGAAGGTGCCGGCATTCATCGCCACATTGACGATGCTTTTCATCGGCCGCGGCTTCGTGCTCGCGCTGACGCACGGCCAGGCGATCTATTACTCAGGCAAAGCAAAGGATTACCCGCTCTTCTTCCACCTTGGTGAGAGCAACGTCCTCGGCTTCAACAACCAGATCGTCATCTTCGCTGTCGTCGCCATTATCGGCGCGTTCGTGCTCGCCAAGACCCGCTGGGGCTACGAGACCTTCGCCACGGGAGGCAATGAGCAGGCGGCGATCTATGCCGGCATCCCGACGAACTGGGTGCGCATACGCGCCTATCTGATCTCATCGCTCTCGGCGACCCTTGCGGCACTCCTGTCGGCTGCCCAGGATAAGGGCGTGACTCCCCTCTACGGCGTTACCTGGGAGCTCACTGTCATCGCCTCCGTCATTATCGGTGGGGCGTCGATCCTTGGCGGCCGCGGCCGTGTGATCGGCTCCTGCCTCGGCACCGCCGTTGTCGTCCTGATCGACAAGGTGCTGCGCGAAGGCTGGTCGATTACGCGCACCGTCGTGATCGACGGCGAGAGCATCGCCGTCAATGCTCGATACACGCTGCCGGCGGGCGCTGTCCTTGTGTTCCTCGGCCTCCTCCTCGTCATCGCCGTGCTGATCGAGCCGCATCTCATTCGTCGTCAGCTGGCGGCCCGCTTCTGGGCGTGGCTGCGCGGCCGGCCACCGCCGCCGGCCTACGAGATTGGCGGTGTGGCATTGGAGGGTGTCCAGACCAAGGGCGCGATGGCAACGGACATCGAGGCGTCGGCGACGGCGTTCGGCCGGTTCTTCGCCCGCCGCGATGCGCTCGCCATCACCTTGGCCGTTCTCCTGTGGCTGACAGGACTTGCCTTGCGCCCCGACTACTGGTGGAACCTCTCCAACACCTTCGCGGTCCTGCTCAACTATACCGAGCTGGCACTGATCACGGTCGGGCTCGTCTATGTCATCGCCGCCGGTGATATCGATCTTTCCGTCGGCGCCGTGCTCGCGCTCGCCGGCAGCACGGCCGCCTATTTTCTGAAGGTGCTGGGCGCCGATCCCCTCACGGCCGTGACCATGGGCCTGCTGGCGGGGATGGCTGCCGGCCTCGTCAATGCGGTCGTCACCGTCGGCTTCAAGCTGCCGGCCTTCATTGCCACGCTCGGCATGTTCTACATCGCCCGCGGCCTCGCCGCCTGGTTCGTCGCCGGCCAGCAGTTGACCGGCTGGCCCGAAGGCTACAACCTCATCGGCCGTAAGGTGAACGACATCCTCCTCCACATGGATATCGTGTTGCCGGAGGGCCTCTCGCGCGCCGTCGCCCAGGTTGTGAGCGTGCAGACGATCTGGATGCTCCTCGTTGCGCTCGTCGCCGGTATCGGCCTTGCCTACACGCCGTTCGGCCAGAAGGTCTACGCCACCGGTGGCAACGTCCGCGCCGCGGCCTATGCCGGCATCAACACCAACCGCGTGCGCTTCCTCTCGCTGCTATTGGCGGCTCTCTGCGCGACCATGGCCGGGATCATCAACGTCGCCTATTTCCGCAGCTTCAACCCGGTAGCCGGTCAGTTCCGCGAGCTCGACGCGATCGCCGCTGTCATCATCGGTGGCGGTTCGATCTTCGGCGGCTACGGCACGATGATCGGAGCGCTCGCCGGCGCTGGCGTCATCACGCTCGTCCGGGCGTTGCTGCAGCTGAATGTGCAGGGCTTCAGCATGCCGCAGCACTGGATCAACGTCTTCATCGGCGGCATCCTCATCGTCGCGGTGCTGGTCGACATCTGGGTTCGCCAGGCCAATCTGTTTGGCCGCCTGCGCGAGCGTAAAGTGCGCCAGCGAGCCCCGGAGACAAGCCATGCCAGATAG
- a CDS encoding ATP-binding cassette domain-containing protein, with protein MPDSPASAPIVEMRGIEKAFGAVQALRSVDLVLYPGEILGLVGDNSAGKSTLMKIMTGAYQRDAGEIFVAGQPVYFKSPHESRAAGIEMIYQDFALCGNMDVGQNIFLGRWPRRGFFVDRRRMYAEADSVLKRLKVDVNSVYQKVESLSGGRQQSVAIARAISFEPRVVILDEPTANLSVMATERLLETMLELKRQGVAQIIISHRLVDIFAVGDRVMVLKRGEYVGDRYIKNTDEHEVLEIIVSGTREQALTADQARKA; from the coding sequence ATGCCAGATAGCCCCGCAAGTGCCCCGATCGTAGAGATGCGCGGCATCGAAAAGGCCTTCGGGGCGGTGCAGGCGCTCCGCAGCGTCGACCTCGTGCTCTATCCGGGCGAAATCCTCGGCCTCGTCGGCGACAACTCGGCCGGCAAGTCGACGCTGATGAAGATCATGACCGGCGCCTACCAGCGCGACGCCGGCGAGATCTTCGTTGCCGGACAGCCGGTATATTTCAAGAGCCCGCATGAAAGCCGCGCGGCGGGCATCGAGATGATCTATCAGGACTTCGCCCTTTGCGGAAACATGGACGTCGGCCAGAACATCTTTCTCGGCCGCTGGCCGCGCCGCGGCTTCTTCGTCGACCGGCGACGCATGTATGCGGAAGCCGATAGCGTGTTGAAGCGCCTCAAGGTGGATGTGAACTCGGTCTACCAGAAAGTCGAGAGCCTGTCGGGCGGCCGCCAGCAGTCCGTGGCGATCGCCCGTGCAATCTCGTTCGAGCCGCGCGTGGTAATACTCGACGAACCGACAGCTAACCTCTCGGTGATGGCGACTGAACGGCTGCTCGAAACCATGCTGGAACTGAAGCGACAGGGCGTCGCCCAGATCATCATCTCGCACCGCCTCGTCGATATTTTCGCCGTCGGCGATCGTGTCATGGTGCTGAAGCGCGGCGAATATGTCGGCGACCGCTACATCAAGAACACCGACGAGCACGAGGTATTGGAGATCATCGTCTCCGGCACGCGCGAGCAGGCGCTGACCGCCGATCAGGCAAGGAAGGCCTGA
- a CDS encoding ScyD/ScyE family protein — protein MRSLRALIIATSLLFLAAGAAADPLAAPGYRLETVSKPGAALSGLSRDGEALLITDLASGRLFRREADGELVAFGPVFPHGLDVIGDPTGPYRVVRVGDAFVVAQGWTPADAGEGPLDHALVAVGDDGNTRVISSDFWNPFDFAVANGTYYVIDSARNSVERMQADGRKQTIMIFRRMKQETTALRQLSPTEFTEEGGYEVDAVPTGIALRDGRIHVALFGGFPFLDGAGKIVSAPETGGTAPPRADVDGLNAPVAIAFDADGGMLVLEHGRYDQKEGFLKGSGRLLKLDKTTGARETILAGLTRPIAVLVWDERRLVVSELAGNLHFLTREPTP, from the coding sequence ATGCGTTCGCTCCGCGCCTTGATCATCGCCACCAGTCTTCTGTTCCTCGCAGCTGGCGCTGCCGCCGATCCCCTCGCCGCTCCCGGCTACCGGCTGGAAACCGTCAGCAAACCGGGTGCGGCCCTCTCCGGCCTTTCGCGTGACGGGGAGGCGCTGCTCATCACCGATCTTGCCAGCGGTCGGCTCTTCCGGCGCGAGGCAGACGGTGAGCTTGTCGCCTTCGGCCCGGTGTTTCCTCACGGCCTCGACGTCATTGGCGACCCGACCGGGCCCTATCGCGTCGTGCGCGTTGGCGATGCTTTTGTCGTGGCTCAAGGGTGGACGCCGGCCGATGCCGGCGAGGGCCCGCTTGACCATGCCCTCGTGGCGGTCGGCGACGACGGCAACACCCGTGTGATCAGCAGCGATTTCTGGAATCCGTTCGACTTCGCCGTCGCCAATGGAACCTATTACGTGATCGACTCCGCACGAAACAGTGTCGAGCGCATGCAGGCGGACGGTCGCAAGCAAACGATCATGATCTTTCGCCGCATGAAGCAGGAAACGACGGCGCTGCGACAACTTTCGCCGACGGAGTTCACCGAAGAAGGCGGTTACGAAGTCGATGCGGTGCCGACCGGCATCGCCCTTCGCGACGGGCGCATCCATGTCGCGTTGTTTGGCGGATTTCCTTTCCTCGACGGTGCTGGAAAGATCGTTTCAGCTCCAGAGACGGGCGGAACTGCGCCGCCGCGGGCCGATGTCGATGGCCTGAACGCCCCGGTCGCGATCGCCTTCGACGCCGATGGCGGGATGCTCGTACTCGAACATGGTCGCTACGACCAGAAGGAAGGTTTTCTGAAGGGCAGTGGCCGATTGCTCAAACTCGATAAGACGACGGGCGCCCGGGAGACCATTCTCGCTGGGCTGACACGACCGATCGCCGTTCTCGTCTGGGACGAGCGGCGGCTCGTCGTTTCCGAACTCGCCGGCAATCTCCATTTCCTGACACGGGAACCGACGCCGTGA
- a CDS encoding formylglycine-generating enzyme family protein encodes MSDLCAAAIFIALTSQAAAADTGPIADNPLIDIPAGPFVFGRDDGPENERPRRVLDGQAFAINRTEITNRQYRRFVEATGHRAAFYANHPALGLDDRPVVGVSWGDAVAFCRHYGLSLPSEQQYERAARGSNGAAFPWGEHGGKVVPANFGTDSCCSGDARDGYPMTAPADAFAEGASEEGVLNLVGNVWEWTSDLYAPYEGQAAAESAGQYRVLRGGSWNSDPSHLTTTYRLAYDPEFRFAANGGFRCVRSAP; translated from the coding sequence ATGTCTGACCTTTGCGCAGCGGCGATCTTCATCGCTCTCACATCCCAAGCGGCCGCGGCCGATACCGGGCCGATCGCCGACAATCCGCTTATCGACATCCCTGCGGGTCCGTTTGTCTTTGGTCGCGATGACGGTCCGGAAAACGAGCGCCCGCGCCGCGTGCTCGACGGACAGGCCTTCGCCATCAATCGCACGGAGATCACCAACCGCCAATATCGCCGTTTCGTCGAGGCAACCGGTCATCGCGCGGCATTCTATGCAAATCACCCTGCACTCGGCCTGGACGACAGGCCGGTGGTCGGCGTCAGCTGGGGAGATGCGGTAGCCTTTTGCCGTCACTACGGCCTGTCGCTGCCGTCGGAGCAGCAATACGAGAGGGCCGCGCGAGGCTCGAATGGGGCCGCGTTTCCTTGGGGCGAGCACGGCGGCAAGGTCGTGCCGGCGAATTTTGGCACGGACAGCTGCTGTTCCGGCGACGCGCGCGACGGCTACCCCATGACTGCGCCGGCCGACGCCTTTGCCGAGGGCGCAAGCGAGGAAGGCGTCCTCAATCTCGTTGGCAATGTCTGGGAATGGACGAGCGACCTCTACGCGCCTTACGAGGGCCAGGCTGCGGCGGAGAGTGCCGGGCAGTACCGCGTGCTTCGCGGCGGCTCCTGGAACAGCGATCCGAGCCACCTTACCACGACCTATCGTCTCGCCTATGATCCGGAGTTCCGTTTTGCAGCCAACGGCGGCTTCCGATGCGTTCGCTCCGCGCCTTGA
- a CDS encoding ABC transporter ATP-binding protein, which produces MASVSFKNVSKKFGEFVAIMDFNLEIRDKEFLVLLGPSGCGKTTTMRMVAGLEEATSGDIYIDADRINGVLPKYRDVAMVFQSYALYPHLTVEQNIGYPLKIRKVPPAESKQRIVEVARRVELDSLLNRLPKELSGGQRQRVALARAIVRTPRVFLMDEPLSNLDAKLRTQMRSELKHLQHELKVTTIYVTHDQIEAMTLADRVAVMNKGVIEQLGTPREIYNDPRTLFVAGFMGSPSMNLIPGEVRDGVFASAGLRVGGLGRVSISRAVLGIRPEDVHAARVDDPDVNLVAPIYSVELTGDSTLVSLRLGAQLVTLRGDKNFAGQIDQRIGVKVAADRVFLFDGETQARVDV; this is translated from the coding sequence ATGGCGTCGGTTAGTTTCAAGAACGTCTCGAAGAAGTTCGGCGAATTCGTCGCGATCATGGATTTCAACCTTGAGATCAGGGACAAGGAATTCCTCGTCCTGCTCGGTCCTTCCGGCTGCGGCAAGACGACGACCATGCGCATGGTTGCGGGGCTCGAGGAGGCGACCTCCGGCGACATCTACATCGACGCGGACCGCATCAATGGCGTGCTGCCCAAGTATCGTGACGTGGCGATGGTCTTTCAGTCCTATGCGCTCTATCCGCATCTGACTGTCGAGCAGAATATCGGCTACCCGCTAAAAATCCGCAAAGTGCCGCCGGCCGAAAGCAAGCAGCGGATTGTCGAGGTGGCGCGGCGCGTGGAGCTCGACAGCCTGTTAAACCGTCTTCCGAAGGAGCTTTCCGGCGGCCAGCGGCAGCGCGTGGCGCTCGCTCGCGCCATCGTGCGCACGCCGCGCGTCTTCCTGATGGACGAGCCGCTCTCCAATCTCGATGCCAAACTGCGCACCCAGATGCGCTCGGAGCTGAAGCATCTGCAGCATGAACTCAAGGTCACGACGATCTATGTCACCCATGACCAGATAGAGGCGATGACGCTTGCCGACCGCGTCGCAGTAATGAACAAGGGTGTGATCGAGCAGCTCGGAACGCCGAGGGAAATCTACAACGATCCGCGCACGCTTTTCGTTGCCGGTTTCATGGGTTCGCCTTCGATGAACCTCATCCCCGGGGAAGTGCGGGATGGCGTGTTTGCGAGTGCTGGTCTCAGGGTCGGCGGGCTCGGCCGCGTCAGCATTTCCCGCGCTGTCCTCGGCATCCGTCCGGAGGACGTCCATGCGGCTCGGGTCGACGATCCCGACGTCAATCTGGTCGCGCCGATCTATTCGGTCGAACTCACCGGCGACAGTACGCTCGTCAGCCTGCGGCTCGGCGCACAACTCGTGACGCTACGGGGCGACAAGAATTTCGCCGGGCAGATCGACCAGCGGATCGGCGTGAAGGTTGCAGCGGATCGCGTGTTTCTGTTCGACGGGGAGACACAAGCCCGTGTCGATGTCTGA
- a CDS encoding carbohydrate ABC transporter permease, whose translation MATRTLHRRSRTKEVLTRLLAYLAILVALILTLFPIYWIAANSFKFDIDIFAVPPEWLPRNPTLKHYQEAFIQRPFLRYALNSFLVAVGTTIVSVVFGTMAGYALARFHYPWQWRKQVSFWILSTRMMPPIVSIIPLYLFFNYFQMLNTKSALVIAYTAFNLPFATWMMKSYFQDLPVELEEAAVVDGDTRWGAFLHVALPLARPGLAATAIFCLIISWNEFLLSLIITLTEQSQTLPIGIAGRVTQYNTYWGEISAAGFMACVPIVIFAFIVQKHLVRGLSLGAVKG comes from the coding sequence ATGGCGACAAGGACCCTCCACAGACGCAGTCGCACCAAAGAGGTGCTCACACGCCTTTTGGCCTATCTGGCGATCCTGGTCGCACTGATCCTGACGCTTTTCCCGATCTATTGGATCGCTGCCAATTCGTTCAAGTTCGATATCGACATTTTCGCCGTGCCGCCGGAATGGCTGCCCAGAAACCCGACATTGAAACATTACCAGGAAGCCTTCATCCAGCGTCCTTTCCTGCGCTACGCGCTGAACAGCTTCCTCGTCGCGGTCGGGACGACGATCGTCTCCGTGGTTTTCGGCACTATGGCGGGTTATGCCCTGGCACGGTTCCACTATCCGTGGCAGTGGCGCAAGCAGGTTTCGTTCTGGATTCTTTCGACACGCATGATGCCGCCGATCGTCAGCATCATTCCGCTCTACCTGTTCTTCAACTACTTCCAAATGCTGAACACGAAGTCGGCGCTTGTGATCGCCTACACCGCCTTCAACCTGCCGTTCGCGACCTGGATGATGAAGAGCTATTTCCAGGACCTGCCGGTCGAACTGGAGGAGGCTGCGGTCGTCGACGGCGATACCCGTTGGGGCGCCTTCCTGCACGTGGCCTTGCCGCTTGCCCGGCCGGGACTTGCGGCAACGGCGATCTTCTGCCTGATCATTTCGTGGAACGAGTTCCTGCTGTCGCTTATCATCACGCTGACCGAGCAGTCGCAGACGCTGCCGATCGGCATTGCCGGGCGGGTGACGCAGTACAACACCTATTGGGGCGAGATCAGCGCCGCCGGGTTCATGGCTTGCGTTCCGATCGTCATCTTCGCTTTCATCGTTCAAAAGCATCTCGTCCGGGGGCTCTCCCTTGGGGCTGTCAAGGGTTGA
- a CDS encoding carbohydrate ABC transporter permease, whose protein sequence is MLKSASDGTSTAQSQPGGGLERWAERHLRYLMLAPTVLILLALTIFPSLYMFYAAVHRISPNPDLPWEFVGAGNFARLLSDAQFHVALRNTIVFTVVAVTAEFLLGLGLALLLDKFIRRLTFLKTVLMIPMMLPPIAVAITWKLIYEPQFGVLNEIMYRLGLPLQAWAGDVNLAMFSIIVADVWQWTPFIFLLMLAGLASLPVEPYEAAALDGASSWRQFWDLTIPFLKPVIAIALLLRVMDALRLFDLVFILTGGGPADRTKVLSLYIYQVAYRFADPGYAAAISLFVLFVTIVLSTWFMKRMRLAD, encoded by the coding sequence ATGTTGAAGTCCGCGAGCGACGGCACATCGACTGCACAGTCTCAGCCAGGTGGTGGGCTGGAACGGTGGGCGGAGCGCCACCTGCGCTACCTGATGCTTGCGCCGACAGTTCTGATACTGCTGGCGCTGACGATCTTTCCGAGCCTCTACATGTTCTACGCGGCGGTTCACAGGATCAGCCCGAACCCCGATCTGCCGTGGGAGTTCGTCGGTGCCGGCAATTTTGCGCGGCTCCTGTCGGATGCGCAGTTTCATGTGGCGCTCCGCAATACCATCGTCTTCACGGTGGTGGCGGTCACGGCCGAATTTCTTCTCGGTCTCGGCCTGGCGCTGCTTCTTGATAAATTCATCCGCCGGCTGACTTTTCTAAAGACCGTGCTGATGATTCCGATGATGCTGCCGCCGATTGCCGTCGCCATCACCTGGAAGCTGATCTACGAGCCTCAATTCGGTGTGCTCAACGAAATCATGTACCGCCTCGGTCTTCCCTTGCAGGCATGGGCAGGCGACGTGAACCTCGCGATGTTCTCGATCATCGTTGCCGATGTCTGGCAGTGGACACCCTTCATATTCCTGTTGATGCTGGCGGGGCTCGCGAGCCTGCCGGTGGAACCTTATGAGGCGGCCGCACTCGATGGCGCCTCGTCCTGGCGGCAATTCTGGGACCTGACGATCCCCTTCCTGAAGCCGGTCATCGCAATCGCGCTGCTGCTGCGGGTGATGGACGCACTGCGTCTCTTCGATCTGGTCTTCATTCTCACCGGCGGCGGCCCCGCCGATCGCACCAAGGTGTTGAGTCTCTACATCTACCAGGTCGCTTACCGTTTCGCCGATCCCGGCTATGCGGCGGCGATATCGCTGTTCGTGCTGTTCGTAACGATCGTTCTCAGCACCTGGTTCATGAAGCGCATGCGGCTGGCGGATTGA
- a CDS encoding ABC transporter substrate-binding protein, with amino-acid sequence MVRKLFLTLAAAASALAIGGVAWADITVLVPSGSEGDGLRAAAADYAKMKGTKVETVQAPYANVFEQGANAGATKSGVFDIVLMDDPWIPFFAENGHLEDLTPYFKKAGLEGPDNDFLSKSLAICRNPYNSGPYVCLPYVGNAQMFFYDAAKYKEAGVDAPKTWDDVLKASKKLTEDGGGRYFGYVFRGGQGNPVVADFMPIFWSYGADLFNADRSKVTIDTPEGAAAMKTFMALRDVSPKGVESYNANEVGTALAAGTSASSINWPNWVATFEDPSQSKMVGKISYTAIPAGTKPGSSEIGHWTMGIMSASKNKQEAFDFMLWATSPEQIKISAERGNPPVRASVFTDPELTKQEKFRHYPVLMEAIQASTPRPRHPKWPEIENAFGIELSKAVAGTITPEEALKNSQAAVEQITGLK; translated from the coding sequence ATGGTTCGTAAACTGTTTCTCACCTTGGCTGCAGCGGCGTCCGCGCTCGCGATCGGGGGTGTCGCATGGGCCGATATCACGGTCCTCGTGCCATCCGGCAGCGAAGGCGACGGCCTGAGAGCCGCGGCCGCAGACTACGCAAAGATGAAGGGCACCAAGGTAGAGACCGTCCAGGCGCCCTACGCCAACGTCTTCGAACAAGGTGCCAATGCCGGCGCCACCAAGTCCGGCGTCTTCGATATCGTCCTGATGGATGATCCTTGGATTCCGTTCTTTGCAGAAAACGGGCACCTGGAGGACCTGACGCCGTACTTCAAGAAAGCTGGGTTGGAAGGACCCGACAACGATTTCCTGTCGAAGTCGCTGGCGATCTGCCGCAACCCCTATAATTCCGGGCCCTATGTCTGCCTGCCCTATGTGGGAAATGCGCAGATGTTCTTCTATGACGCCGCCAAGTACAAGGAAGCGGGCGTTGACGCCCCGAAAACCTGGGACGACGTGCTGAAGGCCAGCAAAAAGCTGACGGAAGACGGCGGCGGCCGCTATTTCGGCTATGTCTTCCGCGGCGGCCAGGGCAACCCGGTCGTTGCCGATTTCATGCCGATCTTCTGGTCTTATGGCGCCGACCTCTTCAATGCCGACCGGAGCAAGGTCACGATCGACACGCCGGAAGGTGCTGCCGCCATGAAGACGTTCATGGCGCTGCGCGACGTCTCGCCGAAAGGGGTCGAAAGCTACAATGCCAACGAAGTTGGCACGGCGCTCGCCGCGGGCACGTCCGCTTCATCGATCAACTGGCCGAACTGGGTCGCGACCTTTGAGGATCCGAGCCAGTCGAAGATGGTCGGCAAGATCTCCTACACCGCCATTCCAGCCGGAACGAAGCCCGGCAGTTCGGAAATCGGCCACTGGACCATGGGCATCATGTCGGCATCGAAGAACAAGCAGGAAGCCTTCGACTTCATGCTCTGGGCAACTTCGCCCGAACAGATCAAGATTTCCGCAGAGCGCGGCAATCCGCCTGTCCGGGCCTCAGTCTTCACCGATCCGGAACTGACGAAGCAGGAGAAGTTCCGGCACTATCCGGTGCTGATGGAGGCAATCCAGGCTTCGACCCCGCGTCCGCGCCATCCGAAATGGCCCGAGATCGAAAATGCCTTTGGCATCGAACTCTCCAAGGCCGTTGCCGGCACGATCACGCCGGAGGAGGCGCTGAAGAACTCGCAGGCGGCAGTCGAGCAGATCACCGGCCTCAAATAG
- a CDS encoding DUF930 domain-containing protein, which produces MQQFAKAPKREIAWGMPTSVALHLAVAFLLLFRPPEAPPEPAKEQSVNVELVPPPRPKAEEKPPVEPAKSSTKPSAAPPQAFESASAHADLNNEEQQLPPKQGEAQQAPKAVEQPKQTSSTTETAARELPEPKPAPPVLATPQRHAATQQGETEAASLESVPIPAQRPPPETAEKQQSPEPTGAKVERKSDALVPAKELFSPNALSNPRIKQALGKLPVTKRIAQICSIEALEQIRNQRPGAFPDMLARAGTISTSAVTAIGSAYRSKANWYNVDFKCEVDAEATSVVSFSFAIGGAVPKSEWDARRLPVN; this is translated from the coding sequence ATGCAACAGTTCGCCAAGGCGCCGAAGAGAGAGATCGCATGGGGCATGCCGACGTCGGTTGCCCTGCATCTGGCCGTCGCGTTCTTGTTGCTCTTTCGTCCGCCCGAAGCACCGCCGGAACCGGCGAAGGAGCAGAGCGTCAACGTGGAACTGGTTCCGCCGCCGCGTCCGAAGGCGGAGGAAAAACCGCCGGTAGAACCGGCGAAATCAAGCACCAAGCCATCGGCCGCGCCGCCACAGGCCTTCGAATCCGCTTCAGCGCACGCGGATCTAAACAACGAAGAGCAGCAACTTCCGCCGAAGCAGGGTGAGGCGCAACAAGCTCCGAAAGCCGTCGAACAGCCGAAACAGACGTCATCCACGACAGAAACCGCTGCGCGCGAACTGCCGGAACCCAAACCGGCGCCGCCGGTGCTGGCAACGCCGCAACGGCACGCGGCGACCCAGCAGGGTGAGACGGAAGCGGCCTCCCTTGAAAGCGTGCCGATTCCCGCGCAAAGGCCGCCGCCGGAAACTGCGGAGAAACAGCAGTCCCCGGAGCCGACAGGCGCGAAAGTCGAACGGAAATCCGACGCGCTTGTTCCGGCAAAAGAACTCTTTTCGCCAAATGCACTGTCGAACCCGCGCATCAAGCAAGCGCTCGGGAAGCTCCCCGTCACGAAGCGGATCGCGCAGATCTGCAGCATCGAGGCGCTGGAGCAGATCCGTAACCAGAGGCCGGGCGCTTTCCCGGATATGCTGGCCCGCGCCGGGACTATTTCAACTTCGGCGGTCACCGCGATAGGCAGCGCCTATCGAAGCAAGGCGAACTGGTACAACGTCGATTTCAAATGCGAGGTCGACGCCGAAGCGACGTCGGTGGTTTCCTTCAGCTTTGCGATCGGCGGCGCTGTGCCGAAGAGCGAATGGGATGCGCGCCGGCTGCCGGTGAACTGA